The window GCCCCGCAGTGGGCGCTGCCCGCACCGCTCCAGGACGCGAACCCGTGGGGCGTGCCGCAGCACGTCGCGCCCGCGGGCGAGTCGGCGGGCTGGGGGCGCGACTGATCGAAGCCGCCTCGGTGGGTGTTCGGGTGACGGGCTGGGCGGCGGATGCCGCCCCGCCCGTCGCGTCGTCGAGCGGTCGTCCCGGCGTCAGCCAGGATTCCCGAGGCGCTCGCTCGCGAACGACTCGATCGCCTGCGCGATCGCCGCGGGGTGCGTCACGTGGCCCGTGTGGGCAGCGCCCTCGATGACGGTGCCGGTCGCGTCGGGCAGCACCTCGAGCCACCGCGGCGCGCCGAGCCGGTGGCGCCCCGCGGTCTCCGAGCCGTGCAGCACGAGGACGGGGACGGTCACATCTGCGGGATCGAACGGCCACCGCAGCGCGGGGTCGTCCGGCCGGAACGTCAGCTCGCCGAGTTCGCGTTCGAGTGCCGCGCTCCAGTCGTGGAAGCGCTCGCGCTGCGATGCGCTCAGCCGTTCCCAGGCGCCCTCACCCATCGCGTGGCGGACGAAGCGTTCGCCCGCCGCGCGCACGAGCGCGGGGTCGTCGCTGCGCGCGAGGGGCGCATCGGGCCACTCCTCGAGCCACGGCAGCGGTGCCTCGTAGACGACGACGGCACGCACGAGCTCGGGGTCGAGCGCCGTCGCCATGAGCGCGAGCACACCGCCCATGCTGTGGCCGAGGAGGACGGTGGGTCCGTCGAGGAGCGACCGCAGATCGGCCACGTGCTCGCCGATCGAGGCGGGCGCCTCCGCGGGGTCGAACGAGCGGCCGTAACCGCGCCGGTCGTAGGCGACCGTCCGCCAGTTCGGCAGCGCGTCGCGCAGACGACGGAAGCTGCGCCCAGTGTCCATCGAGCCGTGGGCGATGAGGATCGTGCCGCGCGCGGGCGATGCGCTCGGGTCGCGGACATCGGCGTCGGGCACGGGTCCCTCCGTTCGTGGTGTGGGTCGGCGTCGAGGATATCGCCGACCCGCCGGAACACTCATCGATCGGTCGGCTCCCACTCGTGCGGACGACCGGAAGCGGGTCTATCGTGGTGCGGCATCGGGCGAGCCGCGCGCGGAGCCACGCGGTCCGTCGGTGAGGAGGAACGATGCACGAGGAGTCGGCGACACCCGGGCGGGCGACGGCGAGCGGACCCACGGACGTGGCTGGCTCGGTGCCCCCGAGACCAGGGTTCGTTCGAGATCTGCGCACCTGTCGGACCTGGGACCTCGCCGAGGTCGGTGGCAAGGCCGTCGGCCTTGGCGAACTCGCCGCCGCGGGGGCACCGGTCGCGGAGGGGGTCGTCGTGACGACCGCGGCCTACCGAGCGGCGATCGAGCCCGTTCGGTCTCGGCTCGAGGCCCTCCTGTCCGAACTCGAGCGGACCGAGGCGCAGACGCCCGGCCCGGCGCGGCCCGAGGCGAAGCGGCCCGAGCCGGAAACGCCCGAACCGGCGCGGCCCGAGGCGAACCGGCCCGACTGCGATGCACACGGGGGCGGCCCGCCCGCAGATCGCACGCGACGAACGACCGGACCGACGGTCGGGGCGACGAGCCCCGCGTCCGCGACAGCGGATCGCATCCGACACCTCGTCCTCGACGCCGCCGTCCCACCCGCGCTGACCGCCGAGCTCTCGGTCGCGGTGGAGCGGCTCGGCGGCCCCTTCGCCGTCCGCTCCTCGGCCACGGCCGAGGACCTCGCCGACGCGAGCTTCGCCGGGCAGCAGGACACGTTCCTGGGCGTGGACGCGGCCGACGTGCCGAACGCGGTCCGGCGCTGCTGGGCGTCCCTGTGGACCGACCGGGCGATCGACTACCGGCGCCGACACGGCATCGACCCGAACGACGTGTCGCTCGCCGTGGTCGTCCAACGCCTCGTGCCCGCGGTGGCCGCCGGCGTCGTGTTCACCGCCGATCCGTCGACGGGACGACGCGACCGCAGTGTCGTCTCGGCGGCGTGGGGGCTCGGGGAGGCCGTCGTCTCGGCACAGGTGCAGACCGACGACCTCGTGGTCGGTGACGGCCGCGTCCTCGACCGCCGGACGGGCGACAAGGTCGTCCGGACGGTTCGCACCGGCGACGGCACGGCGCTCGAACCGGTGCCGGACGACCGGCGACGGGCTCCGGTGCTGAGCGATGCCCGGGCACTCGAACTGGTGGCCCTGGCCGAGCGCGTCGCCCGCGACCGCGGCCGACCCCAGGACATCGAATGGGCACTCGACGGCTCGGGCCGCATCGTGCTCGTGCAGGCACGCCCCATCACCGCGCTCCCACCCGCACCCGGCCCCGTCCCGACGACGTGGCCCGTGCACGAGCGTGGCACGATGTACGTTCGCGCATCGATCGTCGAGCAGATGCCCACGCCCCTGAGCCCGCTCTTCGCCGACCTCGTCGCGACGGCCGTCCCCGAGGGCCTGCGACGCATGATCGCCGATTCCACGGGACGCCTCGACGTCATCGAACCCGACGGGATGACGTTCCCCACCGTGAACGGCTACGCCTACTACGCCTACACGGCCGCCCAGCTGTGGCGCATGATGGCGCTGCTCCCCGCCGTGCTGCGAACCACACGATCCGCGCGGACGACGCCCGACCCGCCGGGTGTCGAGCGCTGGCGGACGGTCGCGCACCCCGCCTATGCGGCCGTCGCCGCGCGCGCGAACGAGACCGATCCCGCGACGCAGGACGCCCGCGCGCTCGTGGCGCTCGTCGACGAGCTCGTGCTCGCCTGCTGCGAGTACTACGCCTCGGTGCAGGAGGTGCTGCCCTCGGTCGCCATGGCCGAGAACCTGTTCACGTGGTTCGTGCGGGCGGTCGGGAGGCCCGGTGACCCCGCGCCCGACGTCTTCCTGCTCGGCGGGGACTCGGCACCGATCCGGGCGGAGCGCGACCTCTTCGAACTCGCCCGCTGGGTGCGCGGCCACGACGACCTCCGCCGGGTCGTCGCGGCGGGCGACGCGCTCCCGCCTGACGGCGCCCGACCCGAGGGGGTGAGCGCCGAGGACTGGGCGGCCTTCACGGAACGCTTCCGGGCCCACCTCGCGCGCTACGGGCACGCGGTGTTCGACCTCGACCTCATGAACCCGGTCGCGGCGGACGATCCCGCGCCCGTCCTCGACTCGCTCCGGTACTCCGTGCGCGGTGGGGGACAGGACCCACGCGAGCGTCGCGAACACCTGCGATCCGTCGCCGACGAGGCCGCCGAGACCGTCCGACGGCGGTTGCGGCCGATGCTGCGGCGACCCTTCGATCGGTACCTCGAACGCGCGCGACGACTCGGCCCGGTGCGTGAGGACGCACTGGCCGACGTCGGACTCGCCTGGCTCGCCGCCCGCCGCGCGCTGCGGACCCTCGGGCAGCGACTCACCGAGGCGGGAGCGATCGTGGAGCCCGACGACGTGTACTGGCTCCGCCGCGACGAACTCGCGCGGGCGGCGGCCGATCTCGATGCGGGCCGCACCCCACCCGAACGGCACGCACTCGTCGCGGAGCGTCGGACCGTCTGGCGCGGCCAGGCGCTCGCGACGCCGCCGGGGATCCTGCCCGACCACTCGATCTGGCACGTGTTCGATCGCGTGATGCCCACGGTCGGTACCGATGACGGCGCGACACTGCGCGGCACGGCGTCGAGCGGTGGTATCGTGACCGCGACCGCCCGGGTCGTGCACGGTCCCGCCGACTTCGCCGCGCTCCTGCCCGGAGAGGTGCTCGTCGCCGCCATCACGACACCCGCCTGGACGCCGCTGTTCGCGCGCGCGGCGGGCGTCGTGACCGATGTCGGCGGGCCGC is drawn from Pseudoclavibacter chungangensis and contains these coding sequences:
- a CDS encoding alpha/beta fold hydrolase yields the protein MPDADVRDPSASPARGTILIAHGSMDTGRSFRRLRDALPNWRTVAYDRRGYGRSFDPAEAPASIGEHVADLRSLLDGPTVLLGHSMGGVLALMATALDPELVRAVVVYEAPLPWLEEWPDAPLARSDDPALVRAAGERFVRHAMGEGAWERLSASQRERFHDWSAALERELGELTFRPDDPALRWPFDPADVTVPVLVLHGSETAGRHRLGAPRWLEVLPDATGTVIEGAAHTGHVTHPAAIAQAIESFASERLGNPG
- a CDS encoding PEP/pyruvate-binding domain-containing protein, producing MHEESATPGRATASGPTDVAGSVPPRPGFVRDLRTCRTWDLAEVGGKAVGLGELAAAGAPVAEGVVVTTAAYRAAIEPVRSRLEALLSELERTEAQTPGPARPEAKRPEPETPEPARPEANRPDCDAHGGGPPADRTRRTTGPTVGATSPASATADRIRHLVLDAAVPPALTAELSVAVERLGGPFAVRSSATAEDLADASFAGQQDTFLGVDAADVPNAVRRCWASLWTDRAIDYRRRHGIDPNDVSLAVVVQRLVPAVAAGVVFTADPSTGRRDRSVVSAAWGLGEAVVSAQVQTDDLVVGDGRVLDRRTGDKVVRTVRTGDGTALEPVPDDRRRAPVLSDARALELVALAERVARDRGRPQDIEWALDGSGRIVLVQARPITALPPAPGPVPTTWPVHERGTMYVRASIVEQMPTPLSPLFADLVATAVPEGLRRMIADSTGRLDVIEPDGMTFPTVNGYAYYAYTAAQLWRMMALLPAVLRTTRSARTTPDPPGVERWRTVAHPAYAAVAARANETDPATQDARALVALVDELVLACCEYYASVQEVLPSVAMAENLFTWFVRAVGRPGDPAPDVFLLGGDSAPIRAERDLFELARWVRGHDDLRRVVAAGDALPPDGARPEGVSAEDWAAFTERFRAHLARYGHAVFDLDLMNPVAADDPAPVLDSLRYSVRGGGQDPRERREHLRSVADEAAETVRRRLRPMLRRPFDRYLERARRLGPVREDALADVGLAWLAARRALRTLGQRLTEAGAIVEPDDVYWLRRDELARAAADLDAGRTPPERHALVAERRTVWRGQALATPPGILPDHSIWHVFDRVMPTVGTDDGATLRGTASSGGIVTATARVVHGPADFAALLPGEVLVAAITTPAWTPLFARAAGVVTDVGGPLSHSSIVAREYGVPAVLGTGTATSRIRTGDRITVDGRSGSVSWASDEESVPASSEERVGDAAATSVDPTTRRRRAVLVVAGGVLAAGALIGIVAAVRSASRPR